Proteins encoded in a region of the Triticum dicoccoides isolate Atlit2015 ecotype Zavitan chromosome 3A, WEW_v2.0, whole genome shotgun sequence genome:
- the LOC119273379 gene encoding protein LTO1 homolog, which yields MDFLEPMIALNETHYQDGYRDGYDDGLVSGKEEGRQVGLKMGFQVGEELGFYQGCLDVWMSIIRLDQDAFSARVRKYMEQLATLLSNYPLSDPENNHLQDMMKEIRLKFRVITGSLGAKLGYEGRPTSSEQDLEDI from the coding sequence ATGGATTTTCTTGAACCAATGATAGCCTTAAACGAGACACATTATCAAGACGGTTATAGAGATGGTTATGATGATGGCTTGGTATCCGGAAAGGAAGAAGGAAGGCAGGTCGGGTTAAAGATGGGTTTCCAAGTAGGTGAAGAGCTAGGATTCTATCAGGGCTGCTTGGATGTGTGGATGTCAATAATTCGCCTTGATCAAGATGCATTCTCAGCTCGGGTCAGGAAATACATGGAGCAACTAGCTACACTTCTAAGCAACTATCCTTTGTCTGATCCAGAGAATAATCACCTTCAAGACATGATGAAGGAGATAAGGCTGAAATTCAGGGTTATCACGGGAAGCTTAGGAGCAAAATTGGGGTATGAAGGTCGTCCCACATCATCAGAGCAAGACCTTGAGGATATTTAG
- the LOC119273380 gene encoding uncharacterized protein LOC119273380, whose amino-acid sequence MALIGSTTTRSTIVCLMVVALVVFATISFTLPCCHAGTESTKKVVCETLDACISDAGCKAICEGSGMVFYYNACAGRDFPICCCIPM is encoded by the exons ATGGCACTCATCGGGAGCACTACAACACGATCGACGATCGTGTGCCTGATGGTTGTTGCTTTGGTGGTGTTTGCTACTATAAGCTTTACCTTGCCATGTTGCCATGCTGGCACTG AATCTACTAAAAAGGTGGTGTGTGAGACGCTGGATGCATGTATCTCTGACGCTGGATGCAAAGCTATCTGCGAGGGTAGTGGCATGGTTTTCTACTATAACGCGTGTGCGGGTCGCGATTTTCCAATCTGTTGCTGCATACCTATGTAA
- the LOC119270362 gene encoding uncharacterized protein LOC119270362 isoform X1, whose translation MPMTYPAHTFPQQPAKLLSLRHLRSSRTFHLLFHNRPPSRSEGLRPDQPSPHHGVRRGVPGSLAVTQCGADLVVRPHQAFDALTAPSTRYRDERAVFCLLRLPRTTDATSSHRLAQHQHRPLLTGVQNCCYVMDLVAHGSITFALGLVFSSA comes from the exons ATGCCTATGACCTACCCCGCTCACACGTTCCCTCAACAGCCAGCCAAACTCCTCTCTCTCCGTCATCTCAGATCCAgccgcaccttccatctcctcttccACAACCGGCCACCGTCCCGATCTGAAGGTCTCCGACCAGATCAGCCTTCTCCCCACCACGGCGTGCGGCGAGGAGTCCCCGGATCGCTCGCCGTCACCCAGTGCGGTGCAGATCTGGTAGTCCGCCCTCACCAAGCATTCGATGCGTTGACGGCTCCTAGCACCAGATACCGCGACGAACGAGCTGTGTTCTGCCTCCTCCGGCTGCCGAGGACCACGGACGCCACTTCGTCTCACCGGCTGGCTCAGCATCAGCACCGACCACTACTCACAG GTGTGCAAAATTGTTGCTACGTCATGGATCTAGTAGCACATGGATCTATCACTTTTGCTCTTGGTCTTGTGTTCTCCAGTGCGTGA
- the LOC119270362 gene encoding uncharacterized protein LOC119270362 isoform X2 yields MPMTYPAHTFPQQPAKLLSLRHLRSSRTFHLLFHNRPPSRSEGLRPDQPSPHHGVRRGVPGSLAVTQCGADLVVRPHQAFDALTAPSTRYRDERAVFCLLRLPRTTDATSSHRLAQHQHRPLLTGVQNCCYVMDLVAHGSITFALGLVFSR; encoded by the exons ATGCCTATGACCTACCCCGCTCACACGTTCCCTCAACAGCCAGCCAAACTCCTCTCTCTCCGTCATCTCAGATCCAgccgcaccttccatctcctcttccACAACCGGCCACCGTCCCGATCTGAAGGTCTCCGACCAGATCAGCCTTCTCCCCACCACGGCGTGCGGCGAGGAGTCCCCGGATCGCTCGCCGTCACCCAGTGCGGTGCAGATCTGGTAGTCCGCCCTCACCAAGCATTCGATGCGTTGACGGCTCCTAGCACCAGATACCGCGACGAACGAGCTGTGTTCTGCCTCCTCCGGCTGCCGAGGACCACGGACGCCACTTCGTCTCACCGGCTGGCTCAGCATCAGCACCGACCACTACTCACAG GTGTGCAAAATTGTTGCTACGTCATGGATCTAGTAGCACATGGATCTATCACTTTTGCTCTTGGTCTTGTGTTCTCCA GATGA